The Parambassis ranga chromosome 1, fParRan2.1, whole genome shotgun sequence genome includes a region encoding these proteins:
- the cp110 gene encoding centriolar coiled-coil protein of 110 kDa, giving the protein MEDYDKFVQLRLSLLSKSEEEEEEQPRPSSASSLIRFYGRPILPPLLSGKQREEMQRHRDEAQKAAINRKLKDDPRMAFVQTILHSVQLRKTPTLEDLLQESESNTNSGFQSNAFVETKDSLSPSPVRKEKDVFPPLTSTTYSAFFASHVTTQQHHHKGCLTEKPNSQQESPPSSFNGANQQSHSSGYLTYENVDEGSESRGFGSSTNVYNMGGFFLHNTSNTIAKMPDIISHPPIDGEELERSGLESSFGNNFIEVKDIHSTSFQEDSAICDHLLAEESDGAEHDINEPFTSVPQPNKEGNLDQTDGLYSLSEKSGFSDNPSETVGTHQCPGIELHIQHDPREAANQVDMENSEPSEEPYRLSLQVLLKKSQEYRRRQRMLRNQAKNTKIQERTQEQPRAEAEEQSLSDKENDEFLHKGTVTAEGKRTKERRGTFIPSMETSPKKSGENEIMKESELVGKKMNVTHLTEDGDTTFRNKLNTSQEVMRKPGQISAFIQQQPTAQDAFDLTTSPTGTGRYCTVPTPNVCTSPVHCKSNDSVKDGHAADGAETLGGEFIVSTCFNGDHMAGEINLGHKNSHTAHNSSMNLVVEENVTSVLAKSSQHIDQLESNLCSLKMLISDLESTVKENMDSRCQSENNTPSERSFNGIKHSEQIRNDQHVQLGENDTWEEKQREKDDSNDAEWLKRQSGLEPAVSDAVNFSELNLHKTFPTESERGKPMCKEGLSKRSRQHGGFKKQLPTKCILSVAQQMHIPDIFRNAPPETGTPSEVSVLSDTSNHLMDRKNEIATERHDSICSPSLNQSYDVDRPSCQWFLERSECDVISQGHLVQKTDLTPESEGESQGGLSKVKRRLLIQMTEDSQERSPDTRGGGGGSVVRHNSSTPRAAMNWHEGHSSQKNRQEQLKQAHAAQVRAMQEEHWKQQEELLQALAVRYRLLQSVSFPCSLSDSRPGDTMTFSTFSQQSSPPPHRCCHLLSAAVKGFLTRRLLKTERVVQLVRTIRDTQQFLQAFQQQSHGRGELLCSRQDLLLQERVSLQLRAARYEVHDVFFSLSTRQQMQLISLDRELAWERELRRQSGHSGHPRGKSTLSAATRKSLERKKGVMIQKKTAEGNRAVMMRAGPKPRFPAEKQQETKRGQFRGNSQRIPKSTSSSRP; this is encoded by the exons ATGGAGGACTACGACAAGTTTGTACAGCTTCGACTTTCCCTACTGAGTaaaagtgaggaggaagaggaggaacagcCAAGACCTTCATCTGCATCCTCTCTTATCCGCTTCTATGGACGACCCATCCTTCCTCCCTTG CTTTcagggaaacagagagaggagatgcaGCGACACAGAGATGAAGCACAGAAAGCTGCCATCAACAGAAAGCTGAAAGATGATCCCAGAATGGCGTTTGTGCAAACTATTCTGCACAGTGTTCAG CTGAGGAAAACACCAACCCTGGAGGATTTGCTTCAAGAGTCGGAGAGTAACACCAACAGCGGATTTCAGAGTAATGCTTTCGTTGAAACAAAGGATAGCCTTTCACCATCCCCtgtaaggaaagaaaaagatgtTTTTCCACCACTTACATCAACAACATATAGTGCCTTCTTCGCATCTCATGTGACAACTCAGCAACATCACCACAAAGGATGCCTTACTGAAAAACCTAATAGCCAACAAGAATCACCGCCAAGTTCCTTTAATGGGGCAAACCAACAGTCACACTCCTCAGGTTACCTAACCTATGAGAATGTGGATGAGGGGAGTGAGAGCCGTGGCTTTGGCTCATCCACCAATGTTTACAACATGGGTGGGTTTTTCCTTCACAACACCTCAAATACAATCGCCAAGATGCCAGACATCATTAGCCATCCTCCCATAGATGGAGAGGAGTTAGAGAGGAGTGGACTTGAGTCATCTTTTGGGAATAACTTCATAGAAGTAAAAGACATTCATTCAACCTCATTTCAGGAAGATTCAGCCATATGTGACCATTTACTTGCAGAAGAATCAGACGGTGCAGAGCATGACATTAACGAACCCTTTACTTCAGTACCTCAGCCTAATAAAGAGGGAAACTTGGACCAAACTGATGGCTTGTACAGTTTGTCAGAAAAAAGTGGCTTTTCAGACAATCCATCAGAGACAGTAGGCACTCATCAGTGCCCAGGCATAGAACTGCATATTCAGCATGACCCCAGGGAAGCAGCCAACCAGGTAGACATGGAAAACTCAGAGCCATCTGAGGAGCCTTATCGTCTGAGCCTCCAGGTCCTGCTGAAGAAATCTCAGGAGTATCGGCGGCGCCAGCGGATGCTTAGGAACCAAGCCAAAAACACTAAAATCCAGGAGAGAACCCAAGAACAGCCAAGAGCAGAGGCGGAGGAGCAGAGCCTCTCTGATAAGGAGAACGACGAGTTCCTTCACAAGGGCACCGTGACTGCAGAGGGAAAGAGAACTAAAGAGAGGAGAGGCACATTTATCCCGTCAATGGAAACATCACCAAAGAAATCCGGGGAGAACGAGATAATGAAAGAGAGTGAGCTAGTtggtaaaaaaatgaatgttacACATTTGACAGAAGATGGAGATACAACTTTTAGAAATAAGCTGAATACTTCACAAGAGGTCATGAGAAAACCTGGACAAATCAGTGCCTTCATCCAGCAACAGCCTACTGCACAAGATGCCTTTGACCTTACCACCAGTCCAACAGGAACAGGGAGATATTGCACTGTCCCAACCCCAAACGTTTGTACGAGTCCCGTTCACTGTAAAAGCAATGACAGTGTAAAAGATGGACACGCTGCTGATGGTGCAGAAACCTTAGGCGGAGAATTCATCGTTAGTACCTGCTTCAATGGAGACCACATGGCTGGAGAAATCAACCTGGGACATAAAAACAGCCACACAGCACATAACTCCTCTATGAATCTCGTGGTTGAAGAGAATGTGACAAGTGTTTTAGCTAAGAGTTCACAGCACATAGATCAGCTTGAGTCAAATCTGTGCAGTCTGAAGATGCTGATCTCAGACCTGGAGTCCACAGTGAAGGAAAATATGGACAGTCGCTGTCAATCTGAGAACAACACGCCAAGTGAGAGAAGTTTTAACGGCATTAAGCACTCTGAGCAAATAAGAAATGATCAGCATGTGCAGTTGGGTGAAAATGACACAtgggaggagaagcagagggaaAAGGATGATAGCAATGATGCGGAGTGGCTAAAAAGACAATCAGGACTTGAACCAGCTGTTAGTGATGCAGTTAACTTCAGTGAGCTCAACCTGCACAAAACCTTCCCTACAGAGAGTGAAAGAGGAAAACCGATGTGTAAAGAAGGCCTAAGCAAGCGTTCCAGACAGCATGGTGGCTTTAAAAAGCAGCTACCTACTAAATGTATCTTATCCGTAGCACAGCAGATGCACATTCCTGACATATTCCGGAATGCACCACCTGAAACCGGGACTCCAAGTGAGGTGTCAGTGCTCTCAGACACCAGCAACCATCTTATGGACAGAAAGAATGAGATAGCCACAGAACGTCATGATTCTATCTGCTCGCCATCTCTGAACCAGTCATATGATGTGGACAGACCATCTTGCCAGTGGTTCCTTGAAAGATCAGAATGTGACGTGATCTCACAAGGTCATCTTGTCCAGAAGACGGATCTGACTCCTGAGAGCGAGGGTGAAAGTCAGGGAGGACTGTCCAAGGTCAAACGACGACTGCTCATACAGATGACAGAAGACAGCCAGGAACGGAGTCCAGacaccagaggaggaggaggaggctctgTGGTCAGACACAACTCCAGCACTCCGAGAG CTGCTATGAATTGGCATGAAGGTCACAGCAGTCAGAAGAATAGGCAGGAGCAGCTAAAACAGGCCCATGCTGCTCAGGTCAGAGCCATGCAGGAGGAGCATTGGAAGCAGCAAGAAGAACTACTACAG gcgTTGGCAGTGCGTTACCGTCTCCTTCAGAGCGTGTCCTTCCCTTGCTCTCTGTCAGACTCACGTCCTGGGGACACCATGACCTTTTCTACCTTTTCTCAG CAATCCAGCCCACCTCCGCAtcgctgctgccacctgctgtcAGCGGCTGTGAAAGGTTTTCTAACTCGCAGGCTGCTGAAGACTGAGAGAGTTGTACAGCTGGTGCGCACCATCAGG GACACGCAGCAGTTTTTGCAGGCcttccagcagcagagccaTGGCAGAGGAGAGCTGCTCTGTAGCAGACAGGATCTTTTATTGCAGGAGAGAGTCAGTCTGCAG CTGCGCGCTGCACGTTACGAGGTCCATGACGTATTCTTCAGCCTGTCAACCAGACAGCAAATGCAGCTGATCAGCTTGGACAGAGAGCTGGCGTGGGAAAGAGAGCTCCGAAGACAG AGTGGGCACAGCGGCCATCCAAGAGGAAAGAGTACTCTGTCAGCTGCAACAAGGAAATCGCtggaaaggaaaaaaggagtgAT GATCCAGAAAAAGACTGCTGAAGGGAATAGAGCGGTTATGATGAGGGCCGGACCGAAGCCTCGGTTCCCTGCTGAGAAACAGCAAGAAACCAAACGAGGGCAGTTCAGAGGAAATTCTCAGAGGATCCCCAAGAGCACTTCCTCCTCCAGACCTTGA
- the sirt7 gene encoding NAD-dependent protein deacetylase sirtuin-7, protein MAEEAHAGATSRTERKALEKAKILQRESERNIFRLVGQVLKKPEAERSEEEASVLLLHRDAVEELCKRQVRRNVLKRKQEELFDDAEELKSKVRQLAVAVKQANHLVVYTGAGISTAASIPDYRGPNGVWTQLQKGRTVSSSDLSKAEPTLTHMCIRTLHKENLVKHVVSQNCDGLHLRSGLPRHTLSELHGNMFIEVCTSCSPVREYVRLFDVTERTSLHRHGTGRRCSHCGDELRDTIVHFGERGTLEQPLNWKGAAEAARMADVILCLGSSLKVLKKYACLWCMNRPASKRPKLFIVNLQWTPKDDLATLKVHGKCDDVMRLLMEELNLQIPVYDKVDDPIFSLATPVRPEEVKSHTREVITPPHELEEVSYAPTEQADNVTSVQGGWFGRGYSKGRKKKKKA, encoded by the exons ATGGCAGAGGAGGCACACGCCGGTGCTACCTCGCGGACGGAGCGGAAGGCTCTGGAAAAGGCCAAAATATTACAACGGGAAAGCGAGAGGAATATTTTTAGGCTC GTAGGACAAGTCCTGAAGAAACCAGAGGCTGAGCGGTCAGAGGAGGAGGCgtcggtgctgctgctgcacagggaCGCCGTGGAGGAGCTGTGCAAGAGACAAGTCCGCAGAAATGTGCTcaagaggaagcaggaggag CTGTTTGATGATGCTGAGGAGTTGAAAAGTAAAGTCAGGCAGCTTGCAGTGGCTGTCAAGCAGGCAAATCACCTGGTGGTTTACACAGGAGCTGGTATTAGCACA GCAGCTTCTATTCCAGACTACAGGGGCCCTAATGGAGTGTGGACACAGCTCCAAAAAGGACGAACCGTGAG CTCATCGGACCTAAGTAAAGCAGAGCCGAccctcacacacatgtgcattaGGACGCTCCATAAGGAAAATCTGGTGAAACATGTTGTGTCTCAAAACTGTGACGGGCTTCACCTGCGTAGTGGTCTACCCAGGCACACCCTGTCCGAGCTCCATGGAAACATGTTTATTGAA GTGTGTACATCTTGTTCCCCGGTCAGGGAGTATGTTCGCTTATTTGATGTGACAGAGCGGACGTCGCTGCACCGCCATGGGACAGGCCGAAGGTGCAGTCACTGTGGTGACGAACTGAGAGACACCATCGTCCACTTTGGGGAGCGCGGGACCCTGGAGCAACCTCTCAACTGGAAAGGAGCTGCTGAGGCTGCCAGGATGGCAGACGTTATCCTCTGCTTAGGCTCCAGTCTCAAG GTGCTGAAGAAATATGCTTGTCTGTGGTGCATGAACAGACCGGCAAGCAAAAGGCCCAAACTCTTCATAGTCAACCTCCAG TGGACACCTAAAGATGATCTGGCTACATTGAAAGTTCATGGCAaatgtgatgatgtcatgagGCTTCTCATGGAGGAGCTGAACCTGCAGATTCCTGTGTATGACAA GGTGGACGATCCCATCTTCAGTCTAGCTACCCCCGTGCGGCCAGAAGAGGTGAAAAGTCATACCCGGGAGGTCATCACTCCCCCTCATGAGCTGGAAGAGGTCTCTTATGCCCCGACAGAGCAGGCAGACAATGTCACATCTGTGCAGGGGGGGTGGTTCGGACGGGGCTACAgtaaaggaaggaagaaaaagaaaaaagcatga